One Megalops cyprinoides isolate fMegCyp1 chromosome 4, fMegCyp1.pri, whole genome shotgun sequence genomic window carries:
- the ciz1b gene encoding cdkn1a interacting zinc finger protein 1b has protein sequence MFNQQQQLQQHLRQLQHLLQQQQPLPPPPAPTPPHHHQAGRIAPPPQAPPPRMVNLCSAPQATIIAANPMLQGALLMQHMQGNLRGFAVGGQQFPQFFPAGSRASLLGPAPMGVAIKTPHMGFPPRHFHPHPRYVNKDFTARPPERKRESDVRAVGDSDGQSGAKSTEGESSDRAVSTEGTVVLDEHTPPLAELQEEPALKKQRTEGSEGVLQEPPEADGALSSDYKCSAEEKEPGDGEALEERGSVAGPETMEFMEESRAAEVLGIGASLKVTIQQSSESRAFSTGGVTGSQGEAREPGGDAASRFFCYICSITCQNQQSFQSHMNGVVHQQRMMEIQRRSNACLGTLLPRVRESLQSQRDGERRPSLQRWCSTCQTHFSGDLIQHRRTKEHKLSKHSARPFCTVCKRHFRTPRKFVEHMKSPEHKQRVEELREEGGPEVLEELITVDAVGCFEGEEDYEEEPNEEEEGEERGRAHSQVGLPAHKEVSLEDMGDDEEYDSDTQYGSSFVVPVAGFLCRLCHKFFHFESTARLSHCKSLTHFQNLQKYRALRNQPDMEEPDTCSSVEDTERGGTTRQEEEERERPAKSSPGSQDRAVQSHDPSTGHAPHCHPLNSSSAAAPSPRPCPSLPPPGSGEGKSRGDPPAPTPTSPQQRDLPESLRQGEGREEEGEEEGQDADVEEKPAIGSKRTASRRRVTRMTRRR, from the exons ATGTttaaccagcagcagcagctccagcagcacctGCGGCAGCTCCAgcatctcctccagcagcagcagcctctgcCCCCGCCTCCTGCGCCTACACCGCCGCATCATCACCAAGCAGGCCG GATagcccctcctccccaggccccgccccctcgcaTGGTGAACCTCTGCTCCGCCCCCCAGGCCACCATCATTGCTGCCAACCCCATGCTTCAGGGGGCGCTACTGATGCAGCACATGCAAG GTAACCTGAGGGGGTTTGCGGTGGGCGGGCAGCAGTTCCCACAGTTTTTCCCGGCCGGATCGAGGGCCTCTCTCCTTGGCCCTGCCCCTATGGGCGTGGCCATCAAAACACCCCACATGGGGTTCCCCCCGCGTCACTTTCACCCGCATCCCCGCTACGTAAACAAG GATTTCACCGCGCGACCACCGGAGAGGAAGCGTGAGAGTGATGTCAGAGCAGTGGGGGACAGCGATGGCCAATCAGGAGCCAAAAGcacagagggggagagcagcGACAGGGCCGTAAGCACAG AGGGCACTGTGGTGCTAGATGAACACACACCACCTTTGGCTGAGCTGCAGGAAGAGCCTGCCCTGAAGAAACAGAGGACTGAGGG gtcagAGGGGGTCCTGCAGGAGCCCCCAGAGGCAGATGGAGCCCTGAGCTCGGATTATAAATGCTCTGCTGAGGAGAAGGAGCCAGGAG ATGGAGAGGCtctggaggagaggggcagTGTGGCCGGGCCTGAGACCATGGAGTTTAtggaggagagcagagcagcGGAG GTTCTGGGCATTGGGGCGTCTCTGAAGGTCACCATCCAGCAAAGCAGTGAGAGTCGGGCATTCAGCACAGGCGGAGTCACAGGGAGCCAGGGCGAGGCCAGGGAACCGGGCGGAGACGCGGCCAGCAGGTTCTTCTGCTACATCTGCAGCATCACCTGCCAGAACCAGCAG agctTCCAGAGCCATATGAACGGTGTGGTGCACCAGCAGCGCATGATGGAGATCCAGCGCAGGAGCAACGCCTGCCTGGGAACCCTGCTGCCGCGCGTGAGAGAGTCCCTGCAGAGCCAGCGGGACGG agagaggcggCCCAGCCTGCAGAGATGGTGCTCTACCTGTCAGACGCACTTCTCTGGGGACCTGATCCAGCACCGCAGGACCAAGGAGCACAAG CTGTCCAAGCACTCCGCTCGGCCGTTCTGCACCGTCTGCAAGCGCCACTTCAGGACACCCCGAAAGTTTGTGGAGCACATGAAGTCCCCAGAGCACAAGCAAAGGGTcgaagag ctgagagaggagggaggaccGGAGGTCCTGGAGGAGCTGATCACTGTGGATGCAGTGGGATGTTTCGAGGGTGAGGAAGACTATGAGGAAGAGCccaatgaggaggaggaaggagaggagcggGGCCGTGCACACAGCCAG GTGGGACTGCCCGCCCACAAGGAGGTCTCTCTGGAGGATATGGGCGATGATGAGGAGTATGACTCAGACACACAGTATG GGTCCAGTTTTGTGGTTCCGGTGGCTGGGTTCCTCTGCAGACTTTGCCACAAGTTCTTCCACTTTGAGTCCACTGCCCGGCTCTCCCACTGCaagtctctcacacacttccAGAACCTTcag AAGTACAGGGCTCTGAGGAACCAGCCAGACATGGAGGAACCAGACACATGTAGCAGTGTGGAGGACACTGAGCGAGGAGGAACTAcgagacaggaggaggaggagagggagaggccgg CCAAGTCCTCCCCCGGCTCCCAGGACAGGGCGGTGCAGTCACATGACCCCAGCACAGGCCACGCCCCTCACTGCCACCCTCTGAACTccagcagtgctgctgctccctCACCCAGGCCATGCCCCTCCTTACCGCCTCCGGGGTCTGGAGAGGGCAAGTCCAGGGGtgacccccctgcccccacccccacatccccccaGCAGAGGGACCTGCCAGAGAGCCTGAGACAGGGcgagggcagggaggaggagggcgaggaAGAGGGGCAGGATGCTGATGTGGAAGAAAAACCAGCAATAGGAAGCAAACGGACAGCTTCCAGGAGGAGAGTGACGAGGATGACACGGAGACGCTGA